Below is a genomic region from Trichoderma asperellum chromosome 2, complete sequence.
GCTGCTTAGTTGATGAAGTTGACACAGAAGAAATGTAGTATCAGGCTGCAGACAACGTAGTCGGCAAATGCTCTGCGCTCGCATGTTAGTACAACGACCATGACGCGCATACATATACATTTTCGCATATATGCTCTGCTTGGTGGATTGAATTGGAATATATAAGTCGTACCGTTCAGGAGATACCTCTGGGAAATCGCTCTTGTTCGCGGCCGCTGTTTGTATACGTAGCGAGACTGGCTCTTGTTAGACCTCTTTATCGACGGCTCGGTAGAAAGCGAGTATGAACACGTACTTGTCAAAACAAATTGTCCAACAGTAGCTCCGAAACCCGAAAGGAAAGCATTGAAAGGCTGCGACGAAGCATTAGCATCATGTCAGTCCTCCCAAAAAGCACATCGCTTAGCTCTCCTGCTATGCTACGTACGTAATTGCCAGCCAAGATGCAGTAGAGGAATTGCAGTGCGCCCACGACGGCGATGAAAACGAGGAACACGTCGATGAGCTTCGTTCGCTGTGGGGTTTCGTTCATGTAATACTGGTAGATGTTCTGCAGCACCTTGTCCCAATTCGCCGGGGTGTTCTTCGCCGATGTCGATGCTGGCTTAGGCTGAGCCGCAGGGACAGAGCCCGCGGTTGTGGTGTCAATTTGGGTGgtcgcagcagctgaagggGCCGGCTGAGCCGCGTTCTTCTTGGGGGCCATGGCGGGCGGGCTGGGGCAGCTTGGAGAGGGCTGGTGGGTTTGCTTGGAGAGAAATGAAGGTCTTGGTGATATCGATATTCGACTGCTTGCAAGCACCTAGTCTGGCCAGTTGGGTACTTTGGTACAATTGCGGCCACGAAAGCTCCAAACAGGTCGGCGGGCTGTGATTGGCTCGGGATCCTGGAATCCTGGGGGCCCCACCTGCCTTCTCGTCAATCACGTCAATGCGTTTGCGGCCTCACTCGATTCCGAGCGCCGACGCCCTCGGGATATAAAGACACTCCATCTGTTCCGTCTTTGAGGATTGAATCGAGCTCGAAGCTTGAGGCTGAGAAAAAATCATTCACAACTTTTCGCAGCAAAACAGACTTCATCATGGTGAGCTATTGAGACTCAATTGCCCGGCGTAGAGCTGTCGATTCAGCGGGGCGCAAAGTCACTGACATCTCTCTACTATACTAGGCGGCTACATCTTCCCCGCTGGCGACTACGTCCTTTATTCTCGGAACCGTCACCTTCGGCGGCGGTGCCATTGGCTTTGCCAGAACTGGCTCTGTTCCCTCAATTGCCGCTGGCTCGCTGGTTGGCATCTTGTGTATGTTATTCTACCAGTCTCAGCTCGAATCACAACATGGACGTACTGACCCAGCTACGTGTCTCCTCAGATGGCGTCGGCGGATATCGCACTGCCACTAATGCCAGTTACGGCGTAGAACTTAGCTTTCTCGCCTCCGCCATCCTGGGATTTTCATCGATCCCTAGAGCAATCCGCGGCAGGAAGCCCGTTCCTATTGTGCTCAGCGTTATATCACTCTTTGGCCTCTACACCTTTGGCAATGCGCTGCGCCAGGCTTAACTTTGGGAGAGCCCTGGCGTAGCTGTGTAATAGTGGATAGGGATAGAATGTAGCTAATAAATCTCAGCAATTTGTTCATTCCCAAACTAGCGCCAAGATTATTTGAAGTGGTTTCTTTCATGCTTCGTGAAAAAAAGATCGTATATGTATATTGATAACATGCAATGGCTATTCTTCTTGCCACTAGTTTgcgtttttttgttttccaacGCCGGTCATGAGTAACATAATATGGCTATATAATAcaagcaaagagaagcaaagtTGATATGTATAGCAAGGAATAAAGACTTTTATAGCAAGGGTTGAGTTGAGAGAGCGATATGATGGAGAGCGCCGTGGtgtatatatcttttagATACCCAACTCTCGCTGTTGTTCCTTGAGCTTATCTCGCTTTGCTCTTGCGGCGGCCCTGTTCTCGGCTTGTTTTGCGGACCGCGCCTCTCGCAGACACTTGTCTACCAGTCTCTTCTCATCGTTGCAAGCACCAGTGGCTTTGTGCATGAAGCCCTTTGCGTGGCATTCCTCAAGAGCGGCAATAATCTCTTCGCAAGCTGGATACCATTGTTAGACGAAAAGGCGGAGAAATCATTTCTTCGAGCGGCATGGATCTTACGAAGAGCGTTTAGGGTGTGCAAAGGAGGATGCATTTTTAATTGATCGTAGCGCAATCGCAGATTTCGTTTTAACGTACGTTTTGTAGTGGAGCGAATCGATTATTTCGTTGGTGGATGTTGATCTGGAGAAAAGCTTGGGCGGCTCGTCTCGCTGGGGCTTCCCACTAATAGCGATGCCAGTGCCGGGAATCAACCGGTGCTGAGGTTGCAGTGGCGCGGGATAGCCACAGAAACTCAACCTCGACATCACGCATCACTGAGATAGCGGGCCTCTCTCTTCGGGCCGCtgtatctttttcttttccacaGTGATAATCATGTCATCATCACAGCAGGTTCCTGCTAAGAAGCAGCAGGGTATGTGCTCATCATATGGAGATTTTCCCCCCTCGTCCTACATCTAGCCCCTCgcctgcctctctctctcattttcATTGTCCTAACGGCATTCCAGATCTCCAAACAACTTACTCCAATTTCAAAAATACGTTACAGCAAATTGCTTCAAAAATCGGCGATATTGAGcaggaagctgaagagcacAAGTTCGTTTCCCTCTTTCACTggctctctcttctgttcTTCCCCTCCCCTATTTTGGAGCTTCATGCATCGACTTTGGCCTGCCCGCTTTCAAGCCATGTCTTACATCTTCCCTGTCCATGGCCCCCATCATTAAGTCTCGCTGTAGTTCTACCTATCACCATCACACCGCTGACTCGGTTACCCTTTTAGGTTGGTTCTTGAAACCTTAGAGCCGCTTGCGGAAGATCGAAAGTGTTTCCGTTTGATCAATGGTGTGCTCGTGGAGAGAACAGTGAAGGATGTGGTGCCGGCACTCCAGACAAATCAGGAGGGGCTGAAGAAAGTCCTCGATGATTTAGTAAAGCAGTACAAGAACAAGCAGGATGAGTTGGATAAATGGAAGGTTTGTTCATTCCGTATCTTTTTCATGAGTGTCAGCAACCAGCTAATCTTTATGTGCCATGTcaacagaaaaagaataacGTCCAGGTAGTGCAGCAGTGAGACACACAACAGCTTATCgcatttaataaaaaaacaaagaaagacaaggcaACCACAGCCATATCAGTTTTCAGATTATCACTCGTGCAGTTACTAAGCAAGAGCCTAACCATCTACCAGCGCCAATGCAGAATCCATCCTCCACGGTCGACTTCGGATGTCTTCGATGCATTGCTGATTTACGACATCAACATCTTGGTTTTCGCTCCACCATTCAATCTCATTACGCATTATGATTCAGCCATACGTGGCCATGCCCCCTTGACGATGCATAAAACAACTCTTGGCGTTCAAAGGATCCTCTTAATGCCCGGCTGTTCAGCCCCTCGGAATTCATCCCTGTGCTGATGACGCCTCAGTGCCCAACGACATGCAGCCTCAACTTTGCTGCACATGAAGATTAATTGCTTCTGCATGCAAGGAATCGTGGACGCGATTCTGAgtgtcttttaataatacagcCGGCATGTGTAATTTGATGGATTCGCAATCCTGAGGAGGCCCGGATGCGCACAAATCACTTTACATTGCCAACAATCCTTCCCAACGGAAGCACCACGCCAACGCTGGCCGCGATGTATATCACACCAGCGGGTATATCCGTCACCGAAGCTATATTCCCATGGCTACCTAAAATAGTATACGCCTATTCATGCACCTTTGCTTTTGGACATTTTGTCACCAACGCACACTTGAATGCAGCCGTAGTACCCAGCATGGAAAATTTCGTTGCCAAGTGGCAGGCCACGGCGAAAGCCTTTTTCTCACGAGCATCCCGACAATGGAGTGCTGCCACTCTCCTCCACTCGCCTCATATCGATGCTTAAGAATCGTACTCCGTACACACGAAATTTTTAAAGGACGTacatatacggagtacatggaGACCCATCCACAAAGTGTCAACCCAGCTGAAGAATGCAGGAGTGGGGTACTCACTTCACTGTCcatcttttccccctccttcAACGGCTCGTATGTTTGCTTGTGACACCTCGTTCGACGCTGCGTCCTTGGAAGAAGCGTGAAATGGTTTCTAGAATGCTACGTCGCTTAGCCGGAGTTGGACAGAGAAGCCTTCGTGCAAATGAAAGACAGAGAAAAAGGCCGCTAGGTACTAGGTGTATGCATCGATGGGGGCTAACCAACTTGAATGTGCCTTGGGTGACCATTGAGGGCTGCTAATAGCTAGTAGCGGATACTGACATGAGGCGATTTCTGCGAACTGTAACTGTGGATGCTTCAAGTAACGGCTTACCTCGTGTGAGTATTACCGCCCATCTTGGTGCTACCACCTCCACCGACAACACTGCACCTACTGTGTACTTGCTGCCATTAGGCATTGCCCACATCTGCCATGCAACTAGATGCGcgactctcactctctctttcttttaatagACACATaaatatacaaaaaaaaaaaaaaaaaaagatccagCCGATGGAGGATAAGAGTGCAGACGCAGGAAACTATCGATTAGGCTTAGTTTGACTGCGGCATCCAACCCCGAATAATTTCAGGTGCTAGCAGTAATATATTACGTCGAGGCGATTATTGTGTGCATCGATGGAACACATACTATT
It encodes:
- a CDS encoding uncharacterized protein (BUSCO:EOG092D4J7I); amino-acid sequence: MSSSQQVPAKKQQDLQTTYSNFKNTLQQIASKIGDIEQEAEEHKLVLETLEPLAEDRKCFRLINGVLVERTVKDVVPALQTNQEGLKKVLDDLVKQYKNKQDELDKWKKKNNVQVVQQ
- a CDS encoding uncharacterized protein (EggNog:ENOG41~TransMembrane:4 (i7-27o33-51i63-80o86-105i)), which translates into the protein MAATSSPLATTSFILGTVTFGGGAIGFARTGSVPSIAAGSLVGILYGVGGYRTATNASYGVELSFLASAILGFSSIPRAIRGRKPVPIVLSVISLFGLYTFGNALRQA
- a CDS encoding uncharacterized protein (BUSCO:EOG092D4PUW~TransMembrane:3 (i68-91o97-115i136-154o)), with translation MAPKKNAAQPAPSAAATTQIDTTTAGSVPAAQPKPASTSAKNTPANWDKVLQNIYQYYMNETPQRTKLIDVFLVFIAVVGALQFLYCILAGNYPFNAFLSGFGATVGQFVLTISLRIQTAAANKSDFPEVSPERAFADYVVCSLILHFFCVNFIN